One window from the genome of Camelus bactrianus isolate YW-2024 breed Bactrian camel chromosome 4, ASM4877302v1, whole genome shotgun sequence encodes:
- the TOR1B gene encoding torsin-1B, which produces MLRAGRLGGACALRLLLAAHTVAAFEPISVGIAIGAASALTGYLSYTDLYCRFAECCREEQPLNASALKQELEEKLFGQHLATEVILKALTGFKNNKNPKKPLTLSLHGWAGTGKNFVSQIVAENLHRKGLKSNFVHLFVSTLHFPHEQQIKLYQDQLQSWIRGNVSACASSLFIFDEMDKLHPGVIDAIKPFLDYYEQIDGVSYRKAIFIFLSNAGGDLITKTALDFWRAGRKREDIQLKDLEPVLSVGVFNNKHSGLWHSGLIDRNLIDYFIPFLPLEYRHVKMCVRAEMKARGSAVDEDIVTSVADEMTFFPKDEKIYSDKGCKTVQSRLDFH; this is translated from the exons ATGCTGAGGGCGGGGCGGCTTGGGGGCGCCTGTGCGCTGCGGCTGCTGCTGGCGGCTCACACGGTGGCGGCATTCGAGCCCATCAGCGTGGGCATCGCCATCGGGGCCGCGTCGGCCCTCACCGGCTACCTGTCCTACACCGACCTGTACTGCCGCTTCGCCGAGTGCTGCCGCGAGGAGCAGCCGCTCAACGCGTCGG CCCTGAAGCAGGAATTGGAGGAGAAGCTGTTTGGGCAGCATTTGGCCACAGAGGTGATTCTCAAGGCGCTGACTGGCTTcaagaacaacaaaaatcccAAGAAACCACTGACTCTTTCCTTGCACGGCTGGGCTGGCACGGGCAAGAATTTTGTCAGCCAAATTGTGGCTGAAAATCTTCACCGGAAGGGCCTCAAGAGTAACTTTGTCCACCTGTTTGTATCGACCCTGCACTTCCCTCACGAGCAGCAGATAAAACTCTACCAG GACCAGTTACAGAGCTGGATTCGGGGTAATGTGAGCGCATGTGCGAGTTCCCTGTTCATATTTGACGAAATGGATAAATTGCACCCGGGGGTCATTGATGCAATCAAGCCGTTCCTAGATTACTACGAGCAGATTGATGGTGTGTCTTACCGGAAGGCCATCTTCATCTTTCTCAG CAATGCAGGCGGGGACCTCATAACTAAGACGGCCCTTGACTTCTGGCGGgcagggagaaagagggaagacATCCAGCTGAAGGACCTGGAGCCGGTGCTGTCTGTCGGAGTCTTCAATAACAAACACA GTGGCCTGTGGCACAGCGGACTGATAGACCGAAACCTCATCGACTACTTTATCCCCTTCCTGCCCCTGGAGTACAGACACGTGAAGATGTGTGTCAGGGCAGAGATGAAGGCCCGTGGTTCTGCTGTAGACGAAGACATTGTCACCAGCGTGGCAGACGAAATGACGTTTTTCCCCAAAGACGAGAAAATCTACTCAGACAAGGGCTGCAAGACTGTGCAGTCACGGCTGGATTTTCACTGA
- the TOR1A gene encoding torsin-1A isoform X1, producing the protein MKLGRAALGLLLLAPLAVRAVEPISLGLALAGVLTGYISYPRLYCLFAECCSQKRSLSREALQKDLDSKLFGQHLAKKVILNAVSGFISNPKPKKPLTLSLHGWTGTGKNFVSKIIAENIYEGGLNSDYVHLFVATLHFPHISNITLYKDQLQSWIRGNVSACARSIFIFDEMDKMHAGLIDAIKPYLDYYDNLDGVSYQKAIFIFLSNAGAERITDVALDFWRNGKQREEIKLRDMEPALSVSAFNNKNSGFWHSSLIDRNLIDYFVPFLPLEYKHLKMCIRVEMRARGYEVDEDIVSRVAEEMTFFPKEERVFSDKGCKTVFTKLDYYYDD; encoded by the exons ATGAAGCTGGGCCGGGCCGCGCTGGGCCTGCTGCTGCTGGCGCCGTTGGCGGTGCGGGCGGTGGAGCCCATCAGCCTGGGCCTGGCCCTGGCCGGCGTCCTCACCGGCTACATCTCCTACCCGCGCCTCTACTGCCTCTTCGCCGAGTGCTGCAGCCAGAAGCGGAGCCTCAGCCGGGAAG CGCTACAGAAGGATCTGGACAGCAAGCTCTTTGGACAGCATCTTGCAAAGAAAGTCATCTTAAATGCTGTGTCTGGCTTCATAAGCAACCCGAAGCCCAAGAAACCTCTCACCCTCTCCCTACACGGGTGGACGGGCACCGGCAAAAATTTTGTCAGCAAGATCATCGCAGAGAATATTTACGAGGGTGGTCTGAACAGTGACTATGTCCACCTGTTTGTGGCCACGCTGCACTTTCCACACATCTCCAACATCACCCTGTATAAG GATCAGTTACAGTCGTGGATTCGCGGCAACGTGAGTGCCTGTGCAAGATCCATCTTCATATTTGACGAAATGGATAAGATGCACGCTGGCCTCATAGATGCCATCAAGCCTTACCTGGACTATTACGACAACTTGGATGGGGTCTCCTATCAGAAAGCCATCTTCATATTTCTTAG CAACGCTGGTGCAGAACGGATCACAGATGTGGCTTTAGATTTCTGGAGAAATGGAAAGCAGCGGGAAGAAATCAAGCTCCGAGACATGGAGCCTGCTTTGTCAGTGTCAGCCTTCAACAACAAGAACA gtGGCTTCTGGCACAGCAGCTTAATTGACCGAAATCTCATTGATTATTTTGTTCCCTTCCTCCCCCTGGAATACAAACACCTAAAAATGTGCATCAGAGTCGAAATGCGGGCCCGAGGCTATGAAGTCGATGAGGACATTGTAAGCAGAGTGGCCGAGGAGATGACCTTTTTCCCCAAAGAGGAGAGAGTTTTCTCTGACAAAGGCTGCAAAACTGTGTTCACCAAGTTAGATTATTACTACGATGACTGA
- the TOR1A gene encoding torsin-1A isoform X2 yields MKLGRAALGLLLLAPLAVRAVEPISLGLALAGVLTGYISYPRLYCLFAECCSQKRSLSREALQKDLDSKLFGQHLAKKVILNAVSGFISNPKPKKPLTLSLHGWTGTGKNFVSKIIAENIYEGGLNSDYVHLFVATLHFPHISNITLYKDQLQSWIRGNVSACARSIFIFDEMDKMHAGLIDAIKPYLDYYDNLDGVSYQKAIFIFLSNAGAERITDVALDFWRNGKQREEIKLRDMEPALSVSAFNNKNKTGHVHKKMRNYNQK; encoded by the exons ATGAAGCTGGGCCGGGCCGCGCTGGGCCTGCTGCTGCTGGCGCCGTTGGCGGTGCGGGCGGTGGAGCCCATCAGCCTGGGCCTGGCCCTGGCCGGCGTCCTCACCGGCTACATCTCCTACCCGCGCCTCTACTGCCTCTTCGCCGAGTGCTGCAGCCAGAAGCGGAGCCTCAGCCGGGAAG CGCTACAGAAGGATCTGGACAGCAAGCTCTTTGGACAGCATCTTGCAAAGAAAGTCATCTTAAATGCTGTGTCTGGCTTCATAAGCAACCCGAAGCCCAAGAAACCTCTCACCCTCTCCCTACACGGGTGGACGGGCACCGGCAAAAATTTTGTCAGCAAGATCATCGCAGAGAATATTTACGAGGGTGGTCTGAACAGTGACTATGTCCACCTGTTTGTGGCCACGCTGCACTTTCCACACATCTCCAACATCACCCTGTATAAG GATCAGTTACAGTCGTGGATTCGCGGCAACGTGAGTGCCTGTGCAAGATCCATCTTCATATTTGACGAAATGGATAAGATGCACGCTGGCCTCATAGATGCCATCAAGCCTTACCTGGACTATTACGACAACTTGGATGGGGTCTCCTATCAGAAAGCCATCTTCATATTTCTTAG CAACGCTGGTGCAGAACGGATCACAGATGTGGCTTTAGATTTCTGGAGAAATGGAAAGCAGCGGGAAGAAATCAAGCTCCGAGACATGGAGCCTGCTTTGTCAGTGTCAGCCTTCAACAACAAGAACA
- the C4H9orf78 gene encoding splicing factor C9orf78 homolog isoform X1 — translation MPVTGKTFRRRRADSESEEDEQDSEEVRLKLEETREVQNLRKRPNGVSAVALLVGEKVQEETTLVDDPFQMKTGGMVDMKKLKERGKDKISEEEDLHLGTSFSAETNRRDEDADMMKYIETELKKRKGIVEHEEQKVKPKNAEDCLYELPENIRVSSAKKTEEMLSNQMLSGIPEVDLGIDAKIKNIISTEDAKARLLAEQQNKKKDSETSFVPTNMAVNYVQHNRFYHEELNAPIRRNKEEPKARPLRVGDTEKPEPERSPPNRKRPANEKATDDYHYEKFKKMNRRY, via the exons ATGCCGGTTACCGGGAAGACTTTCCGACGGCGCCGGGCCGACTCGGAGTCGGAAGAAGATGAGCAGGACTCAGAAGAGGTTCG attaaaaCTGGAAGAGACCCGAGAGGTGCAGAACTTGAGGAAGAGGCCCAATGGAGTGAG TGCTGTCGCCCTACTGGTGGGAGAGAAGGTACAAGAAGAGACCACTCTAGTG GATGATCCCTTTCAGATGAAGACAGGTGGTATGGTGGATATGAAGAAACTAAAGGAAAGGGGCAAAGATAA gaTCAGTGAGGAGGAAGACCTCCATTTGGGGACATCGTTTTCTGCAGAAACCAACCGAAGGGATGAGGACGCCGACAT GATGAAGTACATTGAGACGGAGctgaagaagaggaaagggaTCGTGGAACACGAGGAACAGAAAGTCAAGCCAAAGAATGCCGAGGACTGCCTTTACGAGCTGCCAGAAAACATCCGGGTTTCCTCAGCCAAGAAGACTGAGGAGATGCTTTCCAACCAGATGCTGAGCGGCATCCCCGAAGTGGACCTGGGCATCGA cgctaaaataaaaaatatcatttcCACGGAGGACGCCAAGGCCCGTCTGCTGGCAGAGCAGCAGAACAAGAAGAAAGACAGTGAGACCTCCTTCGTGCCCACCAACATGGCTGTGAACTACGTGCAGCACAACCGAT TTTATCATGAGGAGCTCAATGCTCCCATACGGAGAAACAAAGAAGAGCCCAAAGCCCGACCCTTGAGAGTGGGTGACACGGAGAAGCCGGAGCCTGAGC gGTCCCCTCCCAACCGCAAGCGTCCTGCTAACGAGAAGGCCACGGATGACTATCATTATGAGAAGTTCAAGAAGATGAACCGGCGCTactga
- the C4H9orf78 gene encoding splicing factor C9orf78 homolog isoform X2 — protein MSRTQKRLKLEETREVQNLRKRPNGVSAVALLVGEKVQEETTLVDDPFQMKTGGMVDMKKLKERGKDKISEEEDLHLGTSFSAETNRRDEDADMMKYIETELKKRKGIVEHEEQKVKPKNAEDCLYELPENIRVSSAKKTEEMLSNQMLSGIPEVDLGIDAKIKNIISTEDAKARLLAEQQNKKKDSETSFVPTNMAVNYVQHNRFYHEELNAPIRRNKEEPKARPLRVGDTEKPEPERSPPNRKRPANEKATDDYHYEKFKKMNRRY, from the exons ATGAGCAGGACTCAGAAGAG attaaaaCTGGAAGAGACCCGAGAGGTGCAGAACTTGAGGAAGAGGCCCAATGGAGTGAG TGCTGTCGCCCTACTGGTGGGAGAGAAGGTACAAGAAGAGACCACTCTAGTG GATGATCCCTTTCAGATGAAGACAGGTGGTATGGTGGATATGAAGAAACTAAAGGAAAGGGGCAAAGATAA gaTCAGTGAGGAGGAAGACCTCCATTTGGGGACATCGTTTTCTGCAGAAACCAACCGAAGGGATGAGGACGCCGACAT GATGAAGTACATTGAGACGGAGctgaagaagaggaaagggaTCGTGGAACACGAGGAACAGAAAGTCAAGCCAAAGAATGCCGAGGACTGCCTTTACGAGCTGCCAGAAAACATCCGGGTTTCCTCAGCCAAGAAGACTGAGGAGATGCTTTCCAACCAGATGCTGAGCGGCATCCCCGAAGTGGACCTGGGCATCGA cgctaaaataaaaaatatcatttcCACGGAGGACGCCAAGGCCCGTCTGCTGGCAGAGCAGCAGAACAAGAAGAAAGACAGTGAGACCTCCTTCGTGCCCACCAACATGGCTGTGAACTACGTGCAGCACAACCGAT TTTATCATGAGGAGCTCAATGCTCCCATACGGAGAAACAAAGAAGAGCCCAAAGCCCGACCCTTGAGAGTGGGTGACACGGAGAAGCCGGAGCCTGAGC gGTCCCCTCCCAACCGCAAGCGTCCTGCTAACGAGAAGGCCACGGATGACTATCATTATGAGAAGTTCAAGAAGATGAACCGGCGCTactga